GACCAGCACCTCACCGGGCCTGGCGTACTCGCCGATCCTGGCCGCCAGGTTCACGGTCCGGCCGAAGTAGTCACCGTCCTGAAAGATCCCCGGCCCCGCGTGGATCCCGACATGCGCCGGCGGCAGGCCCTGGCGCCCGACCGCCTCCACCATCTCAAGGGCGGCCAGCACGGCAGCTGCCGGCTCCCGGAAGAAGAACATCACCCCGTCGCCGAGCCACTTCACCGGCGTCCCGTCGTGCTCCTGGGCGGACCGCCGGACCAGACCAGCCAGCCTCGTCGCCAGGTCGGCGGCGGCCTCATCCCCCCGCTCCTCGGTCAGCCGTGTGTACCCGGTGATGTCCAGGAAGCAAACGGCCGGCGGACGCTCCAACCGGCGGTACAAACCAGCCCGTTCCAGCGCGCCCTCGACGTGCTCGACGGTCTCCCGGTTCCAGGTGTGTTCCTGCTGCCCGTAGTAGAGCGCGAGGAGGGCACGCTCGCGGAGGGGGGCCATGCGGGATCCGAGGTCGGCCTGAGCTTCCAGCATCTCGCCCTCGGTCATGCCCGACGCAAGCATCCGCGTCATGACCTCGCTGTGCCACCAGGCCGTCTCGGTCTCGGCGATCCGGCGCAGGCTGTCTCCGCAGACCCGAAGCCAGCGCTCGATGACGGCGGGGTCGAACCCCTCCGAGAGCTGGAGCTCGATCACCGGCACGACCTTCAGCTCGTTCTGGTGGACGGGGTCCTCGGGCCGGGGCTCGGCGAAGCCGTAGGCCTCGCGGACCACCATCAGCAGCTCCAGGGGGATACCGGTCTGTGCGCTCAGCTGGTGGAAGGTCGTGCCGCTGAGCCCGGCGAACTGATCGAATGCGGCCGCGTCCAGGTAGGAGAACGACAGCGCTCCATCCCGGACGGCGGCAGCTATGCCCTCGAGCGGCACGCCGGCCCCCTCAAAGCTCTGCACCCACCGCGCCCTGAGCACGTCACCCGGCGAGAACGCGTCTCCCGCAGCTGGCGTCAGGATCGCGAGCTCGACCAACCGGTCGACGTAGTCGGGGCCGACCCCAGCCCGCTGGGCGACCTCCTGCCTCGAGTATCCGCTCACACCGCCGCCAGCATAGCCTCGCGCAAACGAGCAGGCGTCGCATGCTCACTGGCGAGGGCTCGGCTCCGCTGCCAGCCGCCTGCCCGCAACCGCACCTCGTCTGCCCTCGCGTCGCACAGTCACACCTTCGTAGATAAGGGCGCCCACCTGCGGTGACGTAGTGGAAGGGTTCACCGCGCCCTGGAACCGAAGGGCATGGCGAAGTCTTCACACGGCAGAGGCCACAGGTTCGAAACCTGTCACGCCCACCAACCATAATCGCAGGTCAACGCCTCCACTAGCGGTCGTCGCCGGCGGCCCGGACGCCGGCAGGCGGCGAACATCCTCCGGCCGAGCTGGTGGCCGTCGCCGCCACGCCGAGCGAAGTTCGCTCGGCGGCTCAGCCCTAGGTGAAGGCGGCGGGTTGGCGCGGGTGTAACGCGATGAACGACGACGACGCTCTAGGGGCCGACATGCATCGACCGCCTTGACCGCTTGAGGCCGCGGTCCCAGCCGCCGCCCCAAGACCTCCTGGACCGGCTGCTGGACGGCCGCCTCGAC
Above is a genomic segment from Actinomycetota bacterium containing:
- a CDS encoding adenylate cyclase regulatory domain-containing protein; translated protein: MSGYSRQEVAQRAGVGPDYVDRLVELAILTPAAGDAFSPGDVLRARWVQSFEGAGVPLEGIAAAVRDGALSFSYLDAAAFDQFAGLSGTTFHQLSAQTGIPLELLMVVREAYGFAEPRPEDPVHQNELKVVPVIELQLSEGFDPAVIERWLRVCGDSLRRIAETETAWWHSEVMTRMLASGMTEGEMLEAQADLGSRMAPLRERALLALYYGQQEHTWNRETVEHVEGALERAGLYRRLERPPAVCFLDITGYTRLTEERGDEAAADLATRLAGLVRRSAQEHDGTPVKWLGDGVMFFFREPAAAVLAALEMVEAVGRQGLPPAHVGIHAGPGIFQDGDYFGRTVNLAARIGEYARPGEVLV